The following proteins are encoded in a genomic region of Sulfurimonas sp. HSL3-7:
- a CDS encoding TolC family outer membrane protein, with protein sequence MNKLLVLLFPFSLLALTMDEMVQETLDKNPNMQKDIGSYRAVSYDLDKAESGWKPNVDIRGDIGYEHTDKSYSDNGALDTETDLMRTTAGIVATENLFEGFATEADIAEQKSRILSARFNTLQNANALALRASEVYIEVLRQKALLDLFEENVNNHERIYGLIREKTEAGSGRRSDVEQSQGRLALAYSNYIAQVNNYQDAIVNFEHVYGEAHSASSLETPSAPSLPADTFEELWQIAQQNNPTLLLERENIHVQKARYTKEKGNYYPSVDLELAAETNKNVQGYEGTNNNARGLLKLYYNLYRGGTDEATRLQNLAYVSVQKESFNAQQRAVKEKLKLAWLAHQITFRQTRCIRLHVEYSKKTAESYAQEYQLGRRSIVDLLNAELEYNDARKQLKNAESDVLFARYRILEAIGLLNFALETNIEEKIGAKRPDNVTMSMRRFDNIDLYGENENNIDINNICKGPYAPLSIKKPEAAPVVVAVSSDDIAVDDVVEYMKEDSKPVIMESLTFESQSAILSEGGKRYLALIAKDLIKNDEYIIEIAGHTDNIGTDAYNQKLSEQRADSAKKALVKEGVSPESIVVIGEGELKPMADNNTSEGRALNRRIEMKMIKRDQYGNVTETAINTTKEVQIEQ encoded by the coding sequence ATGAATAAACTACTGGTTTTACTGTTCCCGTTTTCGTTGTTGGCACTGACAATGGATGAGATGGTCCAAGAGACGCTTGACAAAAATCCGAACATGCAGAAAGATATCGGCAGCTATCGCGCCGTCAGTTATGATCTGGACAAAGCTGAATCAGGATGGAAACCGAATGTAGACATTCGCGGCGATATCGGTTATGAGCATACGGACAAGTCCTACTCAGATAACGGCGCATTGGATACAGAGACCGATCTGATGCGGACTACCGCGGGCATTGTCGCTACGGAAAACCTTTTTGAAGGGTTTGCAACAGAAGCTGACATTGCAGAGCAGAAAAGCCGTATTCTATCGGCGCGTTTCAACACGCTTCAAAATGCCAATGCCCTGGCTTTGAGAGCGAGCGAGGTCTACATCGAAGTGCTACGTCAAAAAGCGCTGCTGGACCTTTTTGAGGAGAATGTGAACAACCATGAACGTATCTACGGTCTGATCCGCGAGAAGACCGAAGCGGGTTCAGGCAGACGTTCGGATGTCGAACAGTCGCAAGGGCGTCTGGCACTGGCATACTCCAACTATATTGCGCAGGTCAACAACTACCAGGACGCCATTGTGAACTTCGAACATGTTTACGGGGAGGCGCACAGCGCTTCATCACTGGAGACCCCGTCAGCACCTTCGCTGCCGGCCGATACCTTTGAAGAGCTTTGGCAAATCGCACAGCAGAATAATCCGACACTGCTGCTAGAACGCGAAAACATTCATGTCCAGAAAGCACGCTATACCAAAGAGAAGGGCAACTATTACCCGAGCGTCGATCTTGAACTTGCCGCCGAGACCAATAAAAATGTGCAAGGGTACGAGGGAACGAACAACAACGCACGCGGCCTGCTGAAACTTTATTACAACCTTTACCGCGGCGGTACCGATGAAGCGACGCGTCTGCAGAACCTGGCGTATGTTTCAGTACAAAAAGAGAGCTTCAACGCCCAGCAGCGCGCTGTCAAAGAGAAGCTGAAGCTGGCATGGCTGGCACATCAGATCACCTTCAGACAGACACGCTGTATCCGTCTTCATGTCGAATATTCCAAGAAAACGGCGGAGTCGTATGCGCAGGAGTACCAGCTGGGCCGCCGCAGCATCGTCGACCTTCTGAATGCGGAACTTGAGTACAACGATGCGCGAAAACAGCTCAAAAATGCCGAGTCGGATGTTCTTTTTGCGCGCTACAGAATTTTGGAGGCGATCGGTCTTTTGAATTTCGCCCTGGAGACCAATATTGAAGAGAAGATCGGTGCAAAACGTCCCGACAATGTGACGATGAGTATGCGCCGGTTTGACAACATCGATCTTTACGGCGAAAATGAGAACAATATCGATATCAACAATATCTGTAAAGGGCCTTACGCTCCGCTTTCGATCAAAAAGCCGGAAGCCGCGCCGGTTGTCGTTGCAGTCTCTTCGGATGACATTGCGGTTGACGATGTCGTCGAGTATATGAAAGAGGACTCCAAGCCGGTCATCATGGAGAGCCTGACCTTTGAATCGCAGTCGGCGATCCTTTCAGAGGGCGGCAAGCGGTATCTTGCGCTGATCGCCAAGGACCTTATAAAAAACGATGAATACATCATCGAGATCGCGGGGCATACTGACAATATCGGTACGGATGCCTACAATCAAAAGCTTTCAGAACAGCGTGCCGACAGTGCCAAAAAAGCCCTGGTCAAAGAGGGGGTCAGCCCCGAGAGCATCGTGGTGATCGGCGAGGGCGAGCTTAAACCGATGGCGGACAACAACACATCCGAAGGGCGTGCACTTAACCGCCGTATTGAGATGAAGATGATCAAGCGTGATCAGTACGGCAACGTGACCGAAACAGCCATCAATACAACAAAAGAAGTGCAGATCGAACAGTAA
- a CDS encoding response regulator transcription factor — protein MIQLFSKDESLFRRLNEIGIAYQGVTDIDADEEKVFVSDVDSFASLLMHYPSAKVFVLSPMPNFTEGVTLLQQGVRGYGNSYMQKTHFCQAVATIENDAIWIYPELMQELILQGSKAVISNEDVLESLSVRERDVAKELEKGLSNKEIALALAITERTVKAHLSSIYEKLGVSDRLALAVLLRK, from the coding sequence ATGATACAGCTTTTCAGCAAGGATGAGTCGCTCTTCAGACGTCTCAACGAGATAGGAATAGCGTACCAGGGGGTTACGGATATCGATGCGGACGAAGAGAAGGTCTTTGTCTCCGATGTCGACAGCTTTGCCTCACTGCTTATGCATTACCCGTCGGCAAAAGTGTTCGTTTTAAGTCCGATGCCGAATTTTACTGAAGGTGTAACGCTGCTGCAGCAAGGGGTCAGGGGTTACGGCAACAGTTATATGCAGAAGACACACTTCTGCCAGGCCGTCGCCACTATCGAAAACGATGCGATCTGGATCTATCCGGAACTGATGCAGGAACTCATACTGCAGGGGTCCAAAGCGGTAATCAGCAACGAAGATGTTTTGGAATCACTCAGCGTCCGTGAGCGGGATGTGGCGAAAGAGCTGGAAAAAGGGTTGAGCAACAAAGAGATCGCCTTGGCTCTTGCGATCACCGAACGCACCGTCAAGGCGCATCTCAGCTCCATCTATGAGAAGCTCGGTGTCAGCGACCGTCTGGCGCTGGCCGTACTGCTGCGAAAATAA
- a CDS encoding type I secretion system permease/ATPase: MHKHTEVDPLLACLVIFTKIHHRPFSVEALTHGLPLKEDESTPSLFSNEKSKSLFSRAAKRAGFSCKLVERPLDGISSLVLPVILLLKEGDACVLEEIDRQNSRAKIIIPELPDAEQWISLEKLESLYIGYAYFIKKEHRFEQHDKKVLNTDHKHWFWSSLKYSRSIYRDVIVASFVINLFVLAAPLFTMNVYDRVVPNNAIETMWVLAIGILVIYVLDTVLKLLRTYLLETAGKKSDIIISSILFEKVMNLKMAVRPKSVGSFANNLKEFESIRNFLTSSTIATLIDLPFALLFLAVAYYIGGLIILVPLGVIAVIIFYSWIVKEPLRRSIESTYEASAHKNGVLIESLMNLETIKVLGADGHSQWNWEESTGDIAHKGFRSKIFSASIQTVTSFMVQLNTVIVLIVGVYMIEDMALTMGGLIASVILTSRIISPMGQIAALLANYEQTKTAYSSLEQIMQLPVEREADKQFVYRDNLQGKITFNDVVFSYPEEEKSALKGVSFTINPGERVGIIGKIGSGKSTIQKLLLKLYEPQSGSVLIDDIDISQIDPADLRRQVSYVPQEVALFNTSLRANIVYKKPSVDNDALLRAAHIGLVSEFVNHHPQGFDMPIGEQGAGLSGGQKQAVGIARAFITETPMVILDEPSNAMDSSSEALLLKRLDEATKGKTTILVTHKSSMMALVERLIIIDNGRIVMDGAKEKVLQALKGGSNA, from the coding sequence ATGCATAAACATACAGAGGTCGATCCTTTACTCGCATGTCTGGTGATCTTTACCAAGATCCACCACCGTCCCTTCAGTGTCGAAGCATTGACGCACGGTCTGCCTCTTAAAGAGGACGAGTCAACCCCTTCTCTCTTTTCAAACGAAAAATCAAAGTCACTCTTTTCGCGTGCGGCGAAGCGCGCCGGTTTCAGTTGCAAACTGGTTGAACGTCCGCTTGATGGGATCTCCTCGTTGGTCCTTCCGGTCATTCTGCTGCTGAAAGAGGGTGACGCCTGTGTTCTCGAAGAAATCGACAGGCAGAACAGCCGCGCCAAGATCATCATCCCGGAGCTGCCTGATGCTGAGCAGTGGATCAGCCTTGAAAAACTGGAATCGCTTTACATCGGCTACGCCTACTTCATCAAAAAAGAGCACCGCTTCGAACAGCACGACAAGAAGGTGCTGAACACAGACCATAAACACTGGTTCTGGAGTTCGCTCAAATATTCGCGTTCGATCTACCGGGATGTCATTGTCGCCTCCTTTGTGATCAACCTTTTCGTTCTAGCGGCGCCGCTCTTTACGATGAACGTTTATGACCGCGTCGTGCCCAACAACGCCATCGAGACGATGTGGGTACTGGCCATCGGCATTCTGGTCATCTATGTGCTCGATACGGTCCTGAAGCTTCTGCGTACCTATCTGCTGGAGACGGCGGGCAAGAAGAGCGATATCATCATCTCCTCGATTCTGTTTGAGAAGGTGATGAACCTCAAGATGGCAGTGCGTCCGAAGTCCGTCGGCTCCTTTGCCAACAACCTCAAAGAGTTTGAGAGCATCCGCAACTTCTTGACCTCCTCGACCATTGCCACACTGATCGACCTCCCTTTCGCCCTTCTTTTCCTGGCCGTGGCCTACTATATCGGCGGTCTGATCATTCTGGTGCCCCTGGGCGTCATTGCGGTGATCATCTTCTACAGCTGGATCGTCAAGGAGCCGCTGCGCCGTAGCATTGAAAGCACCTATGAGGCTTCGGCGCACAAGAACGGCGTATTGATCGAGAGCCTGATGAACCTTGAGACCATCAAGGTGCTCGGCGCCGACGGCCATTCGCAGTGGAACTGGGAAGAGAGCACCGGCGACATCGCCCACAAAGGGTTCCGCTCCAAGATATTTTCGGCCTCGATCCAGACCGTCACCTCGTTCATGGTGCAGCTCAACACGGTGATCGTGCTGATCGTCGGTGTCTATATGATCGAAGACATGGCGCTCACGATGGGCGGTCTGATCGCTTCGGTGATCCTCACTTCGCGCATCATCTCGCCGATGGGGCAGATCGCCGCCCTGCTGGCAAACTACGAGCAGACAAAAACCGCCTACAGTTCGCTTGAGCAGATCATGCAGCTTCCTGTCGAGAGAGAGGCGGACAAGCAATTCGTTTACCGCGACAACCTGCAGGGCAAGATCACCTTCAACGATGTCGTGTTCAGCTATCCGGAGGAGGAGAAGTCGGCACTCAAAGGGGTCTCGTTCACGATCAATCCGGGCGAGCGCGTCGGCATCATAGGCAAGATCGGGTCGGGAAAATCGACGATCCAGAAGCTGCTGCTCAAACTTTACGAGCCTCAGAGCGGTTCGGTCCTGATCGACGATATCGATATCTCGCAGATCGACCCTGCCGATCTGCGAAGACAGGTCAGTTACGTTCCCCAGGAGGTTGCGCTTTTCAACACCTCGCTGCGGGCCAATATCGTCTATAAAAAGCCGAGCGTCGACAACGACGCACTTTTGAGAGCGGCGCACATCGGTCTGGTCAGCGAGTTCGTCAACCACCACCCGCAGGGCTTTGACATGCCGATAGGCGAACAGGGCGCCGGCCTTTCAGGGGGGCAAAAGCAGGCGGTCGGGATCGCCCGTGCCTTCATCACCGAGACGCCGATGGTGATCCTCGACGAGCCGAGCAATGCGATGGACAGCAGTTCCGAAGCACTGCTGCTTAAACGTCTCGACGAAGCGACAAAAGGCAAGACGACTATTCTGGTCACACACAAGTCTTCAATGATGGCACTGGTGGAGAGACTGATTATCATAGACAACGGCAGGATCGTAATGGACGGGGCAAAAGAGAAGGTGCTTCAGGCACTCAAAGGGGGCTCGAATGCGTGA
- a CDS encoding HlyD family type I secretion periplasmic adaptor subunit, whose translation MRDKRHSRDDLSYMASLSSAVLQKNSPASRIIIWTIFVSVFWLIGWAYFAEIDELTRGTGKVIPSKQVQVIQNLEGGIVSEILVDEGEIVEKGQVLLKIDDTSFSSSYEENNLRYLELKANAIRLEAEAEGRVFQTASLAKHDEEMEKFMAHEHALYELNKKQLAKKLNILKEQIKQREQELREAQSKYRQLQDDYAFISQEVKITEPLVEKGIVSQVEFLQLSRQASGIRGEMNSVKLAIPRTRSTIEEAKNKMAEAEIDFRHDAKEELNKVQAEIARIMESSGALEDRVKRTLVRSPVKGVVQRLLVNTVNGVIQPGMDIVEIIPFNDTLLIETKIKPSDIAYLYPGQKAMVKFTAYDFSIYGSLEGKVTLISADTISDEEGNTFYLVRIKTDKNHLEFEGKQHDILVGMIANVDIITGKKSVLDFILKPILKVQQAALRER comes from the coding sequence ATGCGTGACAAAAGACATTCCCGCGACGACCTGAGCTATATGGCGTCGCTCTCATCGGCGGTGCTGCAGAAAAACTCACCGGCCTCGCGCATCATCATCTGGACGATCTTTGTCAGCGTCTTTTGGCTGATCGGGTGGGCCTACTTTGCCGAGATCGATGAACTCACTCGCGGAACAGGAAAGGTGATCCCCTCCAAGCAGGTTCAGGTCATCCAGAACCTTGAAGGGGGGATCGTCTCCGAGATACTGGTGGATGAGGGCGAAATCGTTGAAAAAGGGCAGGTGCTCCTGAAAATAGACGACACCTCCTTCTCCTCTTCATATGAAGAGAATAACCTGCGCTACCTGGAGCTCAAGGCCAACGCCATACGTCTCGAGGCCGAAGCCGAGGGGAGGGTGTTCCAGACGGCGTCTCTTGCCAAACATGATGAAGAGATGGAGAAGTTCATGGCGCATGAACATGCTCTCTATGAACTCAACAAGAAACAGTTGGCCAAAAAACTCAACATTCTCAAAGAGCAGATCAAGCAGCGCGAACAGGAGCTGCGCGAAGCACAGTCGAAGTACAGACAGCTTCAGGATGATTATGCGTTTATCTCTCAGGAGGTGAAGATCACCGAACCGCTTGTTGAGAAAGGGATCGTCTCGCAGGTCGAGTTCCTGCAGCTGTCGCGTCAGGCTTCGGGAATCCGCGGGGAGATGAACAGCGTCAAGCTGGCCATTCCGCGCACCCGCTCTACCATCGAAGAGGCTAAAAACAAAATGGCCGAAGCCGAGATCGACTTCAGGCATGACGCCAAAGAGGAGCTCAACAAGGTGCAGGCCGAGATAGCGCGCATCATGGAGTCATCGGGAGCGCTCGAGGACAGGGTGAAGCGAACGCTTGTCCGTTCTCCGGTCAAAGGAGTTGTCCAGCGCCTGTTGGTTAACACCGTCAACGGGGTCATCCAGCCGGGTATGGATATTGTCGAGATCATCCCGTTCAACGACACGCTTTTGATTGAGACCAAGATCAAGCCCTCCGACATCGCCTACCTCTACCCGGGCCAGAAGGCGATGGTCAAGTTTACGGCCTATGATTTTTCGATCTACGGTTCGCTGGAGGGCAAGGTGACCCTGATCAGTGCCGATACGATAAGCGACGAAGAGGGCAACACCTTTTACCTTGTCCGTATCAAAACCGACAAAAACCATCTGGAGTTTGAAGGCAAACAACATGATATACTTGTCGGTATGATTGCAAATGTGGATATTATTACCGGTAAAAAGAGCGTGCTTGATTTTATATTGAAGCCGATACTCAAAGTCCAGCAAGCGGCGTTGAGGGAACGATGA
- a CDS encoding cache domain-containing protein yields the protein MKKVISALFVFILASSAWAASAAQNPKTAVPKTTLNTASHYLDSVLMNTLASLKMIASTPEAKNGDWKGIKRYLKQLEAVTPGVYFYVLPDGNYYSVALDYTNLNLSNRGYFHSLFAGNPIMGFPIYSRSSGKKSALMAAPIVTNGKVTGALGASVFLDELQEKLNREIALPGEYTWFVLNSKGMMMLDNDSDFIFMNALTQGSKSLRDAVTQALKNESGPVQYELDSPRHGNYLKLPNMEWWMFLAKIEGTKAATPPKLKLSLDRFVPGLQKRLNQIDGSLATLIEKSKVDVKKQSEIRKLLNTLLDENPDIVEASFVDTKGIMRMVEPREYKNFENSDISSQEHVKAMMKKPAPLLSDGFTAVENFTAVVVSRPLYNSKNAFAGFVNLLIRPELLVDSLLKKTAIPEDYELWIMQPDGMIIYDQDKSEIGRMLFTDPIYADYKNLLKLSRKIVSAPAGKGSYLYLAPESDEKAIKEAIWQSVKLNNKEWRVVLAYRPYENK from the coding sequence ATGAAAAAGGTCATTTCCGCGCTGTTTGTTTTCATCTTGGCAAGCTCAGCATGGGCAGCTTCTGCTGCCCAAAACCCGAAGACGGCAGTCCCAAAAACTACGCTCAACACAGCATCGCACTATCTGGATAGCGTGTTGATGAACACCCTGGCATCTCTTAAGATGATTGCCTCTACTCCGGAGGCCAAAAACGGCGACTGGAAAGGGATCAAGCGCTACCTCAAACAGCTTGAAGCGGTTACACCGGGGGTCTATTTCTATGTTTTGCCCGATGGCAACTACTACTCGGTAGCACTCGATTACACCAATCTCAATCTGAGCAACCGGGGTTATTTCCATTCACTGTTTGCCGGCAACCCTATCATGGGTTTTCCGATCTACAGCCGCTCGTCCGGAAAGAAGTCGGCTCTGATGGCTGCGCCTATCGTGACGAATGGCAAGGTGACCGGTGCACTCGGCGCCTCGGTCTTCCTGGACGAACTGCAAGAAAAGCTCAACCGTGAGATTGCCCTGCCCGGGGAGTACACCTGGTTTGTCCTGAACTCCAAGGGGATGATGATGCTTGACAACGACAGTGATTTCATCTTCATGAACGCACTGACGCAGGGGAGCAAGTCTCTGCGTGACGCCGTCACACAAGCCCTCAAAAACGAAAGCGGCCCCGTGCAGTACGAACTCGACAGTCCCCGCCACGGAAATTACCTGAAACTGCCCAACATGGAGTGGTGGATGTTCCTGGCCAAAATAGAGGGGACGAAAGCTGCGACGCCGCCGAAACTGAAACTTTCGCTCGATCGCTTTGTACCCGGACTGCAAAAGCGTTTGAACCAAATCGACGGATCGCTGGCAACATTGATCGAAAAAAGCAAAGTGGATGTCAAAAAACAGAGTGAGATCAGGAAACTCCTCAACACCCTCCTTGACGAAAACCCCGACATTGTCGAAGCCTCTTTTGTCGATACCAAGGGCATTATGCGTATGGTAGAGCCGAGAGAATACAAAAACTTCGAAAATTCGGACATCAGCTCCCAGGAACATGTGAAGGCCATGATGAAAAAACCGGCACCGCTGCTCAGCGACGGATTTACGGCAGTCGAAAATTTTACGGCGGTGGTCGTCTCCCGCCCCCTTTACAACAGCAAAAATGCCTTTGCCGGCTTCGTCAACCTGTTGATCCGTCCCGAACTGCTGGTCGACTCCCTGCTTAAAAAAACCGCCATCCCCGAAGACTATGAACTCTGGATCATGCAGCCCGATGGCATGATCATCTACGATCAGGACAAGTCGGAGATCGGCAGAATGCTCTTCACCGACCCTATCTATGCGGACTACAAAAACCTGCTTAAGCTGAGCAGAAAGATCGTCTCGGCGCCCGCGGGTAAAGGGAGCTACCTCTATCTTGCACCAGAATCCGACGAAAAAGCTATCAAAGAGGCCATCTGGCAGAGTGTCAAACTCAACAACAAAGAATGGCGGGTCGTTCTGGCCTATCGCCCTTATGAGAATAAATAG